From the genome of Etheostoma spectabile isolate EspeVRDwgs_2016 chromosome 10, UIUC_Espe_1.0, whole genome shotgun sequence, one region includes:
- the nanos1 gene encoding nanos homolog 1: MIASKRPEVAMDFLNHNYLNARSPYDYTFNFWNDYLGLTTLVTKNNKLSMPQNPNSITESLKATLGLDDSPACPCAIAGGVGESGHLDCCCSSGSPPPASILDLKERFSILSPFQNQLGVQLPEREVGFGGFAGFDLFGMERKMRKPASRSKQEPKICVFCRNNGAPEEVYGSHVLKTPDGRVVCPILRAYTCPLCSANGDNAHTIKYCPLSKDQPSQRPLKGGRAVGGKRMKIF, encoded by the coding sequence ATGATCGCAAGCAAACGACCAGAAGTGGCCATGGATTTTCTCAACCACAACTATTTGAATGCGCGCAGCCCATACGACTATACTTTTAATTTCTGGAACGACTATCTCGGGCTGACGACGTTGGTTACGAAAAATAACAAGCTCAGCATGCCCCAGAACCCCAACTCCATCACCGAGTCCCTGAAAGCGACCCTGGGTTTGGATGATTCACCGGCGTGTCCGTGCGCAATCGCAGGCGGCGTTGGAGAGAGCGGGCACCTGGACTGCTGCTGCTCGTCCGGAAGCCCTCCGCCTGCCTCCATCCTGGACTTGAAAGAGCGTTTCTCTATACTGAGCCCTTTCCAGAACCAGCTCGGCGTCCAGCTGCCGGAGAGAGAGGTGGGTTTCGGAGGGTTCGCGGGGTTTGATCTGTTCGGCATGGAGAGGAAGATGCGCAAACCCGCTTCCAGGAGCAAGCAGGAGCCCAAAATCTGCGTCTTCTGCCGAAATAACGGAGCGCCTGAGGAGGTGTACGGCTCTCACGTCCTGAAGACTCCGGACGGCAGGGTTGTGTGCCCCATTCTGAGGGCTTACACCTGCCCTCTTTGCAGTGCCAACGGGGACAATGCCCATACGATAAAATACTGTCCACTGTCAAAAGACCAGCCATCCCAGCGACCATTAAAGGGAGGGAGGGCTGTGGGTGGTAAGAGgatgaaaatattctaa